The Amycolatopsis sp. 195334CR genome window below encodes:
- a CDS encoding DUF4360 domain-containing protein encodes MFSALAATALAMSIVIPPGGAPGTTPPPDHFTIDVVTVNGSGCPAGTAAVAVSPDNKAFTVTYSDFLAQVGVGAAPTDFRKNCQLNLRINAPSGFTYGIAQADYRGFAALAKGASGTERANYYFQGMSPTAYTSHTYNGPLEDSWQATDQTELISIVYSPCGEKRHFNINTELRVNVGTSDPKTTTSFMMMDSTDGNFSTTYHFAWKTCP; translated from the coding sequence ATGTTCAGCGCGCTGGCCGCTACCGCATTGGCAATGTCCATCGTGATTCCGCCGGGTGGGGCCCCCGGCACCACACCGCCGCCAGACCATTTCACGATCGACGTGGTCACCGTCAACGGTTCCGGCTGTCCGGCGGGCACCGCCGCCGTCGCCGTGTCCCCGGACAACAAAGCATTCACCGTTACCTACAGCGATTTCCTGGCCCAAGTGGGTGTCGGCGCGGCCCCCACCGACTTCCGCAAGAACTGCCAGCTCAACCTCCGGATCAACGCGCCGTCCGGATTCACCTACGGAATCGCGCAGGCCGACTACCGCGGTTTCGCCGCACTGGCGAAGGGAGCGTCCGGAACCGAACGGGCGAACTACTATTTCCAGGGAATGTCGCCGACCGCCTACACCAGCCACACCTACAACGGGCCGCTCGAGGACAGCTGGCAGGCAACGGACCAGACCGAGCTCATTTCGATCGTCTACTCGCCGTGCGGCGAGAAGCGGCACTTCAACATCAACACCGAACTGCGGGTCAACGTGGGCACCTCGGACCCCAAGACGACCACCAGCTTCATGATGATGGACTCGACCGACGGCAACTTCTCCACCACGTACCACTTCGCCTGGAAGACGTGTCCATGA
- a CDS encoding DapH/DapD/GlmU-related protein, translating to MFFDDERSNRLRPQILTELVGEYMNDAERAKLFGLPETTRIRQRAKIVSPENLKIGEHCWIGEGTILDASGGMEIGEHTSIGVNTLVFTHSSWLANMTLQNHSGSDLIERKPVKIGKGCFIGGLVVIMAGVTIGDFATVQPNSVVAKDVPARSLVAGNPARVFQRYDDEYIESEVKRVREDNERRRKLAEERGMAVGSWGAPAGDFSEADPAE from the coding sequence ATGTTCTTCGACGACGAGCGCAGCAACCGGCTGCGCCCGCAGATCCTGACCGAGCTGGTCGGCGAGTACATGAACGACGCCGAGCGCGCGAAGCTGTTCGGCCTGCCGGAGACCACCCGGATCCGGCAGCGGGCGAAGATCGTCAGCCCGGAGAACCTGAAGATCGGCGAGCACTGCTGGATCGGCGAGGGCACCATCCTGGACGCCTCGGGCGGGATGGAGATCGGCGAGCACACCAGCATCGGGGTGAACACGCTGGTGTTCACGCACTCGAGCTGGCTGGCGAACATGACGCTGCAGAACCACTCGGGCAGCGACCTGATCGAGCGCAAGCCGGTCAAGATCGGCAAGGGCTGCTTCATCGGCGGCCTGGTGGTGATCATGGCCGGGGTGACCATCGGCGACTTCGCCACCGTGCAGCCGAACTCGGTGGTGGCCAAGGACGTGCCCGCCCGGTCGCTGGTGGCGGGCAACCCGGCCAGGGTGTTCCAGCGCTACGACGACGAGTACATCGAGAGCGAGGTCAAGCGCGTCCGCGAGGACAACGAGCGGCGTCGCAAGCTCGCCGAGGAGCGCGGGATGGCGGTCGGGTCGTGGGGAGCGCCCGCCGGTGACTTCAGCGAGGCCGACCCGGCCGAGTGA
- a CDS encoding DUF3558 domain-containing protein — translation MIFRRFGLALLLVTVLPIAACGSPVSGRAIPAPLAAPGSAPPVLPAPPDSVVPKVKEPLDPAKFVADPCSSLTAARQAEFNVTSSRINEHDFGSSCIWNVGSGRTSLGVSYATKVPTGLGNIYALRDAGWWDGGYFEPTEVDGYPGVYVALVDYRASGDCKLVVGVNDSLFFESSVVTPPSNDSCLGAKNVAEAILQTIKEGA, via the coding sequence ATGATCTTCCGAAGATTCGGTCTCGCCCTTTTGCTGGTTACGGTCTTGCCGATTGCAGCTTGCGGATCGCCTGTTTCGGGGCGGGCGATACCCGCGCCCCTCGCCGCTCCGGGGTCCGCGCCGCCGGTGCTTCCGGCGCCGCCGGATTCCGTGGTCCCGAAGGTGAAGGAGCCGCTGGACCCGGCGAAGTTCGTCGCCGATCCCTGTTCGAGCCTGACCGCCGCGCGACAGGCCGAGTTCAACGTGACCTCCAGCCGGATCAACGAGCACGACTTCGGCTCCAGCTGCATCTGGAATGTCGGTTCCGGCAGAACCAGCCTTGGTGTCAGCTATGCGACAAAGGTACCGACCGGCCTCGGCAACATCTACGCGTTGCGGGACGCCGGATGGTGGGACGGCGGCTACTTCGAGCCGACCGAGGTCGACGGCTATCCCGGGGTCTACGTCGCGCTGGTGGACTACCGGGCGAGCGGCGACTGCAAGCTGGTGGTGGGGGTCAACGACAGCCTGTTCTTCGAATCCTCGGTGGTGACGCCGCCGAGCAACGATTCGTGTCTCGGGGCCAAGAACGTGGCCGAGGCGATCTTGCAAACCATCAAAGAGGGGGCCTGA
- a CDS encoding DUF4360 domain-containing protein: protein MFTALAASALALSAITTPGSVAPAEAPPEQVTISIVTVNGSGCPAGTSAVAVSPDNTNFTVTYSDYLAQTGAGSSPIEFRKNCQLNLRVNYPQGFTFGIAQADYRGFAHLAKGAYGSQRANYYFQGQSANATEVHPYNGPYSDNWQATDKTDFASIVYAPCGEVRHLNVNTELRVNVGTSDPKTTTSFMSMDSTDGNVDTKYHFSWKKC from the coding sequence ATGTTCACTGCGCTGGCTGCCAGTGCCCTTGCCCTCTCGGCGATAACCACCCCCGGTTCCGTCGCACCGGCGGAGGCCCCACCGGAACAGGTGACGATCAGCATCGTCACGGTGAACGGATCGGGTTGTCCGGCTGGGACATCCGCGGTCGCGGTGTCACCCGACAACACCAACTTCACCGTCACCTACAGCGACTACCTCGCGCAGACCGGGGCCGGCTCCTCCCCCATCGAATTCCGGAAGAACTGCCAGCTGAACCTCCGAGTGAACTACCCGCAGGGCTTCACCTTCGGCATCGCACAGGCGGATTACCGCGGCTTCGCCCACCTGGCCAAGGGCGCCTACGGCTCCCAGCGGGCCAACTACTACTTCCAGGGCCAATCGGCCAATGCCACCGAAGTGCACCCCTACAACGGCCCCTACAGCGACAACTGGCAGGCCACCGACAAGACCGACTTCGCCTCCATTGTGTACGCACCCTGCGGCGAAGTGCGCCACCTCAACGTGAACACCGAACTGCGGGTCAACGTGGGCACCTCGGACCCCAAGACGACCACCAGCTTCATGTCCATGGACTCGACCGACGGCAACGTGGACACCAAGTACCATTTCTCGTGGAAGAAATGTTGA
- a CDS encoding glycosyltransferase family 4 protein, whose amino-acid sequence MNIVVVNNFFPPRVGGSAHMSASLAEQYAAGDNNVLAITAAYQDAPAEEERDGYRVVRLPAMKMPQLGLSIDFDMTFASVRPGNWRKLFKMLDAFQPDVIHLHGQFFDLSWMVGLYARRRGIPVVVTIHTLLISDKKLYSSVFRMLDALLVRPILGIIKPRYVILDKLGVDYCVKRYGTSDANSEYFPIAVDTGHFDKPLTRDVREENGIGDGPLIVSLGHVIPLRDRMPLVNAMPAILEKHPDTKVIVVGRVYHDAFIKRAEELGIADKFIVKGAVPKADVPSYFAAADIVTHDLNGGCGTASLEAMLSGTATITSTTLDNYPGIELRNGDNILIVPPDNSEAVGEAVIDLLDDPEKRAELAKRQSAMVRDNFGLDVVTDEHLRTFEKLIAESTPKGR is encoded by the coding sequence ATGAACATCGTCGTGGTCAACAACTTCTTCCCGCCTCGGGTGGGGGGCAGCGCGCACATGTCGGCGTCGCTGGCCGAGCAGTACGCGGCCGGCGACAACAACGTGCTCGCCATCACCGCCGCCTACCAGGACGCACCGGCGGAGGAGGAACGCGACGGGTACCGCGTGGTCCGGCTGCCGGCGATGAAGATGCCGCAGCTGGGCCTGTCGATCGACTTCGACATGACCTTCGCGTCGGTCCGGCCGGGCAACTGGCGCAAGCTGTTCAAGATGCTGGACGCCTTCCAGCCCGACGTGATCCACCTGCACGGGCAGTTCTTCGACCTGTCCTGGATGGTCGGGCTGTACGCGCGCCGCCGCGGCATCCCGGTGGTCGTCACCATCCACACCCTGCTGATCAGCGACAAGAAGCTGTACAGCTCGGTGTTCCGGATGCTCGACGCGCTGCTGGTGCGGCCCATCCTCGGCATCATCAAGCCGCGGTACGTCATCCTGGACAAGCTGGGCGTGGACTACTGCGTCAAGCGCTACGGCACCAGCGACGCGAACTCGGAGTACTTCCCGATCGCGGTGGACACCGGGCACTTCGACAAGCCGCTGACCAGGGACGTGCGCGAGGAGAACGGCATCGGGGACGGCCCGCTGATCGTCTCGCTCGGCCACGTGATCCCGCTGCGCGACCGGATGCCGCTGGTCAACGCCATGCCGGCGATCCTGGAGAAGCACCCGGACACCAAGGTGATCGTGGTCGGCCGGGTCTACCACGACGCGTTCATCAAGCGCGCCGAGGAACTGGGCATCGCGGACAAGTTCATCGTCAAGGGCGCGGTGCCGAAGGCCGACGTGCCCTCGTACTTCGCCGCCGCCGACATCGTCACGCACGACCTCAACGGCGGCTGCGGCACGGCCTCGCTGGAGGCCATGCTGTCCGGCACCGCGACGATCACCTCGACCACCCTGGACAACTACCCGGGCATCGAGCTGCGCAACGGCGACAACATCCTGATCGTGCCGCCGGACAACAGCGAGGCCGTCGGCGAAGCGGTGATCGACCTGCTGGACGACCCGGAGAAGCGCGCCGAGCTGGCGAAGCGGCAGAGCGCGATGGTGCGGGACAACTTCGGCCTCGACGTGGTCACCGACGAGCACCTGCGCACCTTCGAGAAGCTGATCGCCGAGTCGACCCCGAAGGGCCGCTGA
- a CDS encoding nuclear transport factor 2 family protein, translated as MTATERYREGGEKADLELVMSAFAEDAVLISPLTDRLRFTGKDEIARIVAVAFTKIEGMRFHTDTGDEHTRALVYTGRINGVPIEESAVARLDDDGLIRELTLFVRPLPALVELMGAFGPELARRNDRPAAAKALGALVKPLIGMVRSGDRFALPLVMPRRRRAPGAG; from the coding sequence GTGACGGCGACCGAGCGTTACCGCGAAGGCGGCGAGAAGGCGGACCTGGAGCTGGTGATGAGCGCGTTCGCCGAGGACGCGGTGCTGATCTCCCCGCTGACCGACCGCCTGCGGTTCACCGGCAAGGACGAGATCGCGCGGATCGTCGCGGTCGCCTTCACCAAGATCGAGGGCATGCGGTTCCACACCGACACCGGCGACGAGCACACCCGCGCGCTGGTCTACACGGGACGGATCAACGGCGTGCCGATCGAGGAGTCGGCGGTGGCGCGGCTCGACGACGACGGGCTGATCCGGGAGCTGACCCTGTTCGTCCGGCCGCTGCCCGCGCTGGTCGAGCTGATGGGCGCGTTCGGCCCGGAACTGGCCCGCCGCAACGACCGCCCGGCCGCGGCGAAAGCGTTGGGCGCACTGGTCAAACCGCTGATCGGGATGGTGCGTTCCGGGGACAGGTTCGCCCTGCCGCTGGTCATGCCCCGGCGGCGTCGAGCGCCAGGGGCGGGCTGA
- a CDS encoding ESX secretion-associated protein EspG, whose translation MWFAEPEHFFADRLAALVTDVTGGDPHLVLAPEPVWLDADGRAEADRVLAEERARYGTPTDQEEPDLHAVATLLSTPPEARYGWVSHTGERRPMGVLAARCSWFGLIAARQDDDVWIRTFWREDLSALLADVLSDWRKPPEQPISVLRSELLDPVVPGTEVLRAQRVASLPQYGVAEFYAETRQNGTRRRSPHPVRVYDNADGRWTMRITPLPSDERIELAPAGTTDVIRLLDQLRRDL comes from the coding sequence GTGTGGTTCGCCGAGCCCGAGCACTTCTTCGCCGACCGCCTCGCCGCACTGGTCACCGACGTCACCGGCGGCGACCCGCACCTGGTGCTCGCCCCGGAACCGGTCTGGCTGGACGCCGACGGCCGCGCCGAAGCCGACCGGGTGCTCGCCGAGGAACGCGCTCGCTACGGCACCCCCACCGACCAGGAGGAACCCGACCTCCACGCCGTCGCCACCCTGCTCAGCACCCCACCCGAGGCCCGCTACGGCTGGGTCTCCCACACCGGCGAACGCCGTCCGATGGGCGTGCTCGCCGCCCGCTGCTCCTGGTTCGGCCTGATCGCCGCCCGCCAGGACGACGACGTCTGGATCCGGACCTTCTGGCGCGAGGACCTCAGCGCCCTGCTCGCCGACGTCCTCTCCGACTGGCGCAAGCCCCCGGAGCAGCCGATCAGCGTGCTCCGCAGCGAGCTCCTCGACCCGGTCGTCCCCGGCACCGAAGTGCTCCGGGCACAGCGCGTGGCCTCCCTGCCCCAGTACGGCGTCGCCGAGTTCTACGCCGAAACCCGGCAAAACGGCACCCGCCGCCGCAGCCCGCACCCGGTGCGCGTGTACGACAACGCCGACGGCCGCTGGACCATGCGGATCACGCCGCTACCCTCGGACGAGCGGATCGAGCTGGCGCCGGCCGGAACCACCGACGTCATCCGCCTGCTCGACCAGCTGCGGCGCGACCTGTGA
- a CDS encoding BTAD domain-containing putative transcriptional regulator — protein sequence MRFGILGPTEVLTATGDPLPVGGPRVRALLTLLLLDAGRVVSAERLLDGLYGERPPSNPVNALQSQVSRLRQAGISVELLPAGYRLDAAQVEALDAHRFEQLADHGRRALAAGDHAGAAARLGDALALWRGPALADAPFAAAAAARLEELRLAALEDRIDADLGTGAHQALVAELGALIAAHPLRERLRGQLVRALHAGGRRAEALAAFEDARRTLAEELGADPSPELAAIHLAVLRAENPPEPRKNTLPAALTSFVGRSVELRQVGTLLGDGRLVTLTGPGGAGKTRLAIEAARAWPAETCLVELAPIDADVAQAVLSALGLREGTFPADRPATPPADRLAAALATRNLLLVLDNCEHVVDEAAELTARLLAACPALRVLATSREPLAITGETTLAVTPLPVAPPGVPPADAVTYPAVRLFAERAAAVRPGFTVDDRTVGDVQRVCAALDGLPLAVELAAARVRSLPLGEIAVRLDDRFTLLSRGDRTAAPRHRTLRAVVEWSWDLLEPEEQTLARRLAVFAGGATADAVAAVCGAGEIGELAEKSLVDLGPDGRYRMLETIKAFGAEKLAEAGETEQLRRAHAEHFLAFAETAEPHLRSADQLDWLAALDADYENLLAALRWATDTDPALALRLVAPLCTYWWMRGRRSEGSMLSQDVALRVGPEPPPGLHDEFVLCVGNAAIGTPAHEQLAPHLEAVRRFARDWREPPRYPMVAMVVGLVAGPPDPGTPADRLGPEGFAGDPWSQGLALMGTGLKRMLQGDNTEAERLLSAAVDAYRALGERWGLSLALSHYALLLGRRGDLPASVSLSDEALALTELIGATDDTTELLYQRADRRRVHGDLTGAEADYERAIALARRAGTPDALSSAYHGLADIARLRGQFALARELLARSRAECPVAGFTQEMIHAQLLVTEGRIDEATGAVEAAELRYREALAAPVSARDHTAAADAVDGLAGIALRHGDPERAAFLLGAAVALRGVAVAGDADVARVSAAVREHLGDETFDRAYARGQSLSPPLALDAAGA from the coding sequence GTGCGGTTCGGCATCCTCGGCCCGACGGAGGTCCTCACCGCCACCGGCGACCCGCTGCCGGTGGGCGGGCCGCGGGTGCGCGCCCTGCTCACGCTGCTGCTGCTCGACGCGGGCCGGGTGGTCTCCGCCGAGAGGCTGCTCGACGGCCTCTACGGCGAGCGGCCGCCGTCGAACCCGGTGAACGCCCTGCAGTCGCAGGTGTCCCGCCTGCGCCAGGCCGGGATCTCGGTGGAGCTGCTGCCCGCCGGGTACCGGCTCGACGCGGCCCAGGTGGAGGCACTGGACGCGCACCGGTTCGAACAGCTCGCGGACCACGGCCGCCGCGCGCTGGCCGCCGGGGACCACGCGGGCGCCGCCGCGCGACTCGGGGACGCGCTGGCGCTCTGGCGTGGTCCCGCGCTGGCCGACGCGCCGTTCGCCGCGGCCGCCGCGGCCCGGCTGGAGGAACTGCGGCTGGCCGCGCTGGAGGACCGGATCGACGCCGACCTCGGCACCGGTGCGCACCAGGCACTGGTCGCCGAACTCGGCGCGCTGATCGCCGCGCACCCGTTGCGCGAACGCCTGCGCGGTCAGCTGGTCCGCGCGTTGCACGCCGGGGGCAGGCGGGCCGAGGCGCTGGCCGCGTTCGAGGACGCCCGGCGCACGCTCGCCGAGGAACTGGGTGCCGACCCGTCACCGGAGCTGGCCGCGATCCACCTGGCCGTGCTGCGCGCCGAAAACCCGCCCGAACCACGGAAGAACACGCTGCCCGCCGCGCTGACCAGCTTCGTCGGCCGGTCCGTCGAACTCCGCCAAGTGGGCACGCTCCTCGGCGACGGCAGGCTGGTCACGCTCACCGGTCCCGGCGGAGCGGGCAAGACCCGGCTGGCGATCGAGGCCGCGCGGGCCTGGCCCGCCGAGACCTGCCTGGTCGAACTGGCCCCGATCGACGCCGACGTCGCGCAGGCCGTGCTCAGCGCACTCGGCCTGCGCGAGGGCACCTTTCCCGCCGACCGCCCGGCGACCCCGCCCGCCGACCGCCTGGCCGCCGCGCTGGCCACCAGGAACCTGCTGCTGGTGCTGGACAACTGCGAGCACGTGGTGGACGAGGCCGCCGAGCTCACCGCCCGGCTGCTGGCCGCCTGCCCGGCGCTGCGGGTGCTGGCGACCAGCCGCGAGCCGCTGGCGATCACCGGGGAGACCACGCTGGCCGTGACCCCGCTGCCGGTGGCCCCGCCGGGTGTACCGCCCGCCGACGCGGTGACCTACCCGGCCGTGCGGCTGTTCGCCGAACGAGCCGCCGCCGTGCGCCCCGGCTTCACCGTCGACGACCGGACCGTGGGCGACGTGCAGCGCGTCTGCGCGGCCTTGGACGGGCTCCCGCTGGCCGTCGAACTCGCCGCCGCCCGCGTCCGCTCGCTGCCGCTCGGTGAAATCGCCGTGCGCCTGGACGACCGCTTCACCCTGCTTTCGCGCGGCGATCGGACCGCCGCCCCACGCCACCGCACGCTCCGCGCGGTCGTCGAATGGAGCTGGGACCTGCTCGAACCCGAGGAGCAAACGCTTGCGCGTCGCCTCGCGGTGTTCGCGGGCGGGGCCACCGCGGACGCCGTCGCGGCCGTCTGCGGTGCCGGGGAGATCGGCGAACTGGCCGAGAAGTCCCTGGTGGACCTCGGACCGGACGGCCGGTACCGGATGCTCGAAACGATCAAGGCCTTCGGCGCGGAGAAACTCGCGGAGGCTGGCGAAACCGAGCAGCTGCGACGCGCCCACGCCGAGCACTTCCTCGCCTTCGCCGAAACAGCCGAGCCACACCTCCGCAGCGCGGACCAGCTCGACTGGCTCGCCGCGCTGGACGCGGACTACGAGAACCTGCTCGCCGCGTTGCGCTGGGCCACCGACACCGATCCGGCGCTGGCCCTGCGGCTCGTGGCGCCGTTGTGCACGTACTGGTGGATGCGCGGGCGCCGGTCCGAGGGCTCGATGCTCAGCCAGGACGTCGCGCTGCGCGTCGGCCCCGAACCGCCGCCCGGCCTGCACGACGAGTTCGTGTTGTGCGTGGGCAACGCGGCCATCGGCACGCCGGCGCACGAGCAGCTCGCCCCGCACCTCGAAGCGGTCCGCCGGTTCGCCCGCGACTGGCGCGAACCGCCGCGGTACCCGATGGTCGCGATGGTGGTCGGCCTGGTCGCCGGGCCGCCCGATCCCGGGACCCCGGCCGACCGCCTCGGGCCGGAGGGCTTCGCGGGTGATCCGTGGAGCCAGGGCCTCGCGCTCATGGGCACCGGCCTCAAGCGCATGCTCCAGGGCGACAACACCGAGGCCGAACGGCTGCTCAGCGCCGCCGTCGACGCCTACCGCGCGCTGGGTGAGCGCTGGGGCCTGTCGCTCGCGCTGAGCCACTACGCGCTGCTGCTCGGCAGGCGCGGCGACCTGCCCGCCTCGGTGTCGCTGTCCGACGAGGCGCTCGCGCTGACCGAGCTGATCGGCGCCACCGACGACACCACCGAGCTGCTCTACCAGCGCGCCGACCGCCGCCGGGTGCACGGCGACCTCACCGGCGCGGAGGCCGACTACGAACGCGCGATCGCGCTGGCCCGCCGAGCGGGCACGCCGGACGCGCTGTCCTCGGCGTACCACGGGCTCGCCGACATCGCCCGGCTCCGCGGCCAGTTCGCACTGGCCCGCGAACTCCTCGCACGGTCACGCGCGGAATGCCCGGTCGCCGGGTTCACGCAGGAGATGATCCACGCGCAGTTGCTGGTCACCGAGGGTCGGATCGACGAGGCCACGGGTGCCGTCGAAGCAGCCGAGCTCCGGTACCGCGAAGCACTCGCCGCGCCGGTCAGCGCCCGCGACCACACCGCGGCGGCCGACGCCGTCGACGGCCTCGCCGGGATCGCCCTGCGCCACGGCGATCCGGAACGGGCCGCGTTCCTGCTCGGCGCCGCGGTCGCCCTGCGCGGGGTCGCGGTCGCCGGTGACGCCGACGTCGCGCGCGTCTCGGCCGCGGTCCGCGAGCACCTCGGTGACGAGACCTTCGACCGGGCCTACGCGCGCGGGCAGTCGCTCAGCCCGCCCCTGGCGCTCGACGCCGCCGGGGCATGA
- a CDS encoding NAD-dependent epimerase/dehydratase family protein, with the protein MSEKKTVLFTGAGGFIAGHVIPMLMERGYFVRAFDNMTRGDRERMNEWAATGNLELVEKDVRYGGAVREAMRGCTHVVHFATVSINKSIADPHESVDINMTGNHNVFAAAADEGVQRLVFASTASVYGDPERLPMHENDTLRPLTPYCITKRAGEDLLGFYERQKGLSWNALRFFNVYGPGQKSEAYYTSVINHFITRLRNGQPPIIDGKGEQSMDFVHVHDLARSVVAALESEKSNLPINIGTGIDTSIATLAKILIDAVGVQVEPQFNERDVLVSRRAADISRAKEVLGWEPTIPVEQGMHDLVKLHMSQAAG; encoded by the coding sequence ATGTCCGAAAAGAAGACGGTCCTGTTCACCGGCGCCGGCGGCTTCATCGCGGGGCACGTGATCCCGATGCTGATGGAGCGCGGCTACTTCGTCCGCGCCTTCGACAACATGACCCGCGGCGACCGCGAGCGGATGAACGAGTGGGCCGCCACCGGCAACCTCGAGCTGGTCGAGAAGGACGTCCGCTACGGCGGTGCGGTGCGTGAGGCCATGCGCGGCTGCACCCACGTGGTGCACTTCGCCACCGTGTCGATCAACAAGTCGATCGCCGACCCGCACGAGTCGGTCGACATCAACATGACCGGCAACCACAACGTCTTCGCCGCCGCCGCGGACGAGGGCGTGCAGCGCCTGGTGTTCGCCTCGACCGCCTCGGTCTACGGCGACCCGGAGCGTCTGCCGATGCACGAGAACGACACGCTCCGCCCGCTCACCCCGTACTGCATCACCAAGCGCGCCGGTGAGGACCTGCTCGGCTTCTACGAGCGGCAGAAGGGCCTGTCCTGGAACGCCCTGCGCTTCTTCAACGTGTACGGCCCCGGCCAGAAGAGCGAGGCGTACTACACCTCGGTGATCAACCACTTCATCACCCGCCTGCGCAACGGCCAGCCGCCGATCATCGACGGCAAGGGCGAGCAGTCGATGGACTTCGTGCACGTGCACGACCTGGCCCGGTCCGTGGTCGCCGCGCTCGAGTCGGAGAAGTCGAACCTGCCGATCAACATCGGCACCGGCATCGACACCTCCATCGCCACCCTGGCCAAGATCCTCATCGACGCCGTCGGCGTGCAGGTGGAGCCGCAGTTCAACGAGCGCGACGTGCTGGTCTCGCGCCGGGCCGCGGACATCAGCCGGGCCAAGGAGGTCCTCGGCTGGGAGCCGACCATCCCGGTCGAGCAGGGCATGCACGACCTGGTCAAGCTGCACATGAGCCAGGCCGCCGGCTGA
- a CDS encoding DegT/DnrJ/EryC1/StrS aminotransferase family protein: protein MSDSANPIVLGQPTVGEEELAAVAEVFRSGWLAGAGPTCRKFEERFATAVGTQHALATSNCGTALFLGLKVLGVQPGDEVIVGDYTFPATGHAVLQAGATPVFADIRPDIWSADPASIESLITPKTVGILAVDVFGQPGDFDEYRAIADKHGLWLFEDAACSAGATYKTRPAGSLADLAAFSFHGRKGITAGEGGALVSDREDLIAHARKLHTYGIEPAFSREGSDELPIPSFHELGYNFRMSDVQAAIMNVQLDRLPNLLSVRRSAAKQYHEGFASLDGVEVPVALPDREHPWQAYVLTIAPEISRDKVALRLRERGVGCNFGTYASHVQPIYGQKQQLPVSADAFKRHLAIPMHSNLTDDEVSRVIEAVTEVVTELS, encoded by the coding sequence ATGTCTGACAGCGCCAATCCGATCGTCCTTGGCCAGCCGACCGTCGGGGAGGAAGAGCTCGCCGCGGTCGCGGAGGTCTTCCGGTCCGGATGGCTGGCCGGGGCCGGCCCCACCTGCCGCAAGTTCGAAGAACGCTTCGCCACCGCGGTCGGGACCCAGCACGCGCTGGCGACCAGCAACTGCGGCACCGCGCTCTTCCTCGGCCTCAAGGTGCTCGGGGTCCAGCCCGGCGACGAGGTCATCGTCGGCGACTACACCTTCCCGGCCACCGGCCACGCCGTGCTCCAGGCCGGCGCCACCCCGGTCTTCGCCGACATCCGCCCGGACATCTGGAGCGCCGACCCGGCCTCGATCGAGTCGCTGATCACGCCGAAGACCGTCGGCATCCTGGCGGTGGACGTGTTCGGCCAGCCCGGTGACTTCGACGAGTACCGCGCGATCGCCGACAAGCACGGCCTGTGGCTGTTCGAGGACGCCGCCTGCTCGGCCGGCGCCACCTACAAGACCCGCCCCGCGGGCAGCCTGGCCGACCTGGCCGCCTTCTCCTTCCACGGTCGCAAGGGCATCACCGCCGGTGAGGGCGGTGCGCTGGTCTCCGACCGCGAGGACCTCATCGCGCACGCGCGCAAGCTGCACACCTACGGCATCGAGCCCGCGTTCAGCCGCGAGGGCAGCGACGAACTGCCCATCCCGAGCTTCCACGAGCTGGGCTACAACTTCCGCATGTCGGACGTGCAGGCCGCGATCATGAACGTCCAGCTGGACCGCCTGCCGAATCTGCTCTCCGTGCGCCGCTCGGCCGCGAAGCAGTACCACGAGGGCTTCGCCTCGCTCGACGGCGTCGAGGTGCCCGTCGCGCTGCCGGACCGCGAGCACCCGTGGCAGGCCTACGTGCTGACCATCGCGCCCGAGATCAGCCGCGACAAGGTCGCCCTGCGGCTGCGCGAGCGCGGCGTCGGCTGCAACTTCGGCACCTACGCTTCGCACGTCCAGCCGATCTACGGGCAGAAGCAGCAGCTGCCCGTCTCGGCGGACGCGTTCAAGCGGCACCTGGCCATCCCGATGCACTCGAACCTGACCGACGACGAGGTCAGCCGGGTGATCGAGGCGGTCACCGAAGTCGTCACCGAGCTTTCCTGA